A stretch of DNA from Nonlabens ponticola:
TTCAGGACGTCCAAAAGACTGCAAAGCTGTCAGTGCTGCACGAATGCTGCGACCTGTATAAAGAACATCATCAACGATGACTACATTTTTGTTTTCTAAAATAAAGTCAATTTGAGTGCTATTTGCTTGCAGTGGCTCTTCACCTCTTCGAAAATCATCTCTATAAAAAGTGATATCTAATTTACCTGTCTTGAGGTTTGAAATATTGTATTCTGATTGAAGCAATCTTGCAATACGATCTAACAGAAATGAACCTCGAGGTTGAACACCGATAAGTGCTGTATTTGAAAAATCATCATGATTTTCAATCAACTGACAAACGAGACGATGCAAGGTCATGTCTAGCTGTGCGGCGTTGAGTAGTGTCTTTTGACTCATTTAAATATGATTGAGTCAAAGATACAGTATTTAAAAAACCATTTTAAATTCTAGTTCTGAAACTATTTCTCAATAAAATTGAACGCTTATAAGCACAACATAGGGATCTTTTAATTCTTATTTTCACAGTAAATTTTGATCATCATGCGTTTTTATGTTGTCTGCATTGTTTTTTCATTAGCTGCTTTACATATAAGCGCACAAAAGGATGCTACTCCAGACTTAAAAGAGCAGCAAGCATTTATAGAGCTTGACTTCCTATCAATACCTCGAGATGCTGGCGAGGCCAACCTTACCTTATCAGGATCACATTTCAATTTAAAATTTGACAATGGCCTATATACTGGTATCGGAATTTATGGTGCAATCATTGGAGAGCGCGGTGGTTTCTTCACTCTTGGAGCTAACGCTGGGTATCAAGGCGATCTCACTGAAAACCTGTTTTATGATTTAGGTCTGCACATAGGTGGTGGTGGTGGCGATAGTGCACCAGATGGTGGTGGCGCATTCTTAATACCACAGGCAAAGCTAGGATACCGTTTTGAAAATTTTAATTTAAGCGCCGGTTATAGTTATATAAACTTTTTTGACAATGGTGATATTAATGAACATCAGGTCATAGCTGGAATTCAATTCCCGATTGAATTTGATCATACTGATTATTCAAATGCTAATCAGGACTATTCATTGAAGGATCTAAAAAATACATCGTGGGATAAAGAGAAATCAAGACTAGGCTTCATGGTTCATTTAAATAATCTCAAAACTTCAGGTCAGTCTCAAAATACAAGAGGTGTTCTATATAACGGTGCGACTATAAGATTAGTAGGTGTTGAAGTTTCTGCTCCTTTGAAAAATGGCTTCTTTACCTATGCACGATTTGATGGCGCCTATGATGGCATTAAGTCCGGCTACATGGACGTCTTCTTGGGTGCTGGTCATGAATTCGCCTTTAATAGAAATCGTACGAGAATTCTAGCAAAATTTGCTGCTGGTGCTGGCGGCGGTGGCGGCGTGGATACGCAAGGCGGTTTTCTGGTGTATCCGGATTTAAGCCTCGAACAGCAATTATTCAACAATACTTATCTGGCTTTAAACCTGGGTTCTGTTTTATCGCCTAATCAACATTTTATAAGCACAGCTTACGGTCTAGGCTTAAAATATGATGTGAACTATAATGGACTTGATCAGCGCGATCAGAATAAGGAAAGACGTTCTAAGTTTTATGGCTTGCAAGTAATACTCAAAGAAGATCTGTATTTGAACGCTGGACGTATTGATGAAGCAGATCAAGATCTTTATCAGATTGCGTTACAAGTAAATCTAGATTTAGGAAACCACTTTTATCTCGCTGGACAGACTGCATTTGCAAACTTCGGCGGTGCTGGCGCATATGCTGAAGGTCTTGTAGGTGCTGGTTTGCATACCAAACCATTCATAAATGATCGTGCGCGACTATTTGGTCAGGTGCTGGCTGGTGCGGCTGGTGGTGGACAAGTAAGCACCGGTCAAGGATTGATCGTCAAACCTAGTCTGGGCCTTGAGGTATTTCTCAGTGACCGATTTGGCCTGAGAGCTGCTGGTGGTTATGTGGATGCCGTAAGAGGCGATTTAAGTAGCCCGATATTGAATCTAGGTCTTACTTATAACATTGCTATTCTTAAGTAGACGTTAGTTATTCGTCATCGATAAGTGGTTATCAGTTATTATTAATGGTAATTCGTTATTCGTTGTAGGTTATCAGC
This window harbors:
- the pyrR gene encoding bifunctional pyr operon transcriptional regulator/uracil phosphoribosyltransferase PyrR, which encodes MSQKTLLNAAQLDMTLHRLVCQLIENHDDFSNTALIGVQPRGSFLLDRIARLLQSEYNISNLKTGKLDITFYRDDFRRGEEPLQANSTQIDFILENKNVVIVDDVLYTGRSIRAALTALQSFGRPETVELLTLIDRRFSRHLPIQPDYNGRQVDALGNQKVKVSWKENDGVDAVYLLKTENS